In the Mya arenaria isolate MELC-2E11 chromosome 11, ASM2691426v1 genome, one interval contains:
- the LOC128210030 gene encoding thyrotroph embryonic factor-like yields MTEAALDLSAKSSLGSTKSDKDSFSLNYAPESPPSPRTPLRHTSGADDNESDSSSAPTSAIKAVLGPVPSSLRDSPCSVADGEKQDSLPSSPSTPISRPFSSYAMESMASMFSSQSSLLAASHSQMPMGMGLSSLYDSSSAFPAFPVTPLTSHLLQRKRRAESRASVSSINDNSDGEGKKLKHVPDENKDESYWERRRKNNEAAKRSRDSRRHKEEEIAMRAAFLEQENLKLRAQVTILKNETAKLHYMLYNRI; encoded by the coding sequence ATGACGGAAGCAGCGCTAGACCTCTCTGCTAAATCCTCCCTGGGCAGCACCAAGTCCGACAAGGACTCATTCAGTCTCAACTATGCACCTGAGTCCCCACCCTCGCCTAGAACTCCCCTAAGACACACCTCCGGCGCCGACGACAATGAAAGTGACTCGTCGTCGGCACCAACGTCAGCCATAAAAGCAGTTCTAGGTCCAGTGCCATCGAGTCTTCGGGACTCCCCTTGTTCAGTTGCCGACGGTGAAAAACAAGACTCTCTTCCATCGTCGCCATCGACGCCGATAAGTAGACCATTTAGTTCGTATGCTATGGAATCCATGGCATCAATGTTTTCGTCTCAATCATCACTTCTCGCAGCATCCCATTCACAAATGCCGATGGGGATGGGACTTTCGTCCCTATATGACAGTTCGTCGGCGTTCCCGGCATTCCCAGTGACTCCATTAACATCTCATCTTTTGCAGAGGAAACGCCGAGCAGAAAGTCGAGCTAGTGTAAGTTCCATAAACGATAACAGCGATGGTGAAGGCAAAAAACTTAAACATGTGCCGGATGAAAACAAAGATGAATCGTATTGGGAAAGGAGGAGAAAAAACAATGAAGCAGCTAAAAGATCTCGGGACAGTCGTCGGCATAAGGAGGAAGAGATAGCAATGAGAGCAGCTTTCTTGGAACAAGAGAACCTCAAACTCAGAGCACAAGTGACCATTTTAAAGAACGAAACTGCTAAACTTCATTACATGCTGTACAACCGAATATGA